The following proteins are encoded in a genomic region of Rhodothermales bacterium:
- a CDS encoding flagellar biosynthesis protein FlhF: MKVKTLTGPSIHAALIEARRLLGDDVVLLESIPAEGDAPARITVMVDVPANLNAGRRVTQGAPTPALNEPVAAGYGYGRNRARQRVQVETPRFVPAGEDVSSGDGLFSYDLPPSASIPVEPRAIVPSPAAGREAGRNTLFNGTQLPQPAQSLVPALPERLEELLEAQLRVLHERLDLLDRRFESSIIGAGQRWVANIYYTKLLRQGMRPSTVTRLFDNLINRGYEPDGDREKVRWALAQEIRLALQCTVPKRYNGPLMMIGPSGAGKTSTLLKLAKHPSFFGRHQTTVISIYPEDDRALPYLNPTEFFRQFGIPVQSVRTPEEMTQALDRAQSFEKVLIDTPPLPVHEASARKTLQYLKRIVEPMLPLQVHLVLNATRALEDFDPDVLRRMPLQPDAVALTHLDETRSWGRIAEWMMQMQLPVQFASSSPRIPDGVGAFSPSWFVEEMMHLM; encoded by the coding sequence ATGAAAGTTAAAACGCTGACCGGCCCCAGCATCCACGCGGCGCTGATCGAAGCGCGTCGACTGCTGGGCGACGACGTGGTGCTGTTAGAATCGATTCCCGCCGAAGGCGATGCGCCGGCGCGCATCACGGTGATGGTGGACGTGCCGGCCAACCTGAACGCCGGCCGCCGCGTGACGCAGGGTGCTCCGACGCCCGCGCTGAACGAACCCGTCGCCGCCGGCTACGGATACGGTCGCAACCGGGCGCGCCAGCGCGTCCAGGTCGAGACCCCCCGTTTCGTGCCGGCCGGCGAGGACGTTTCTTCCGGCGATGGGCTTTTTTCCTACGACCTGCCGCCCTCGGCCAGCATCCCGGTCGAGCCGCGCGCGATCGTGCCGAGCCCGGCCGCCGGCCGCGAGGCCGGGCGCAACACGCTCTTCAACGGCACGCAGCTGCCGCAGCCGGCGCAGTCGCTGGTGCCGGCGCTGCCCGAACGGCTGGAGGAGCTGCTGGAGGCCCAGCTGCGCGTGCTGCACGAGCGGCTCGACCTGCTCGACCGCCGCTTCGAAAGCTCGATCATTGGCGCCGGACAGCGCTGGGTAGCCAACATCTACTACACCAAGCTGTTGCGGCAGGGCATGCGGCCCTCGACGGTCACCCGGCTCTTCGACAACCTGATCAACCGGGGCTACGAGCCCGATGGAGATCGGGAGAAGGTGCGGTGGGCGCTCGCCCAGGAAATCCGGCTCGCGCTGCAGTGTACGGTGCCCAAGCGCTATAACGGTCCGCTCATGATGATCGGCCCCAGCGGCGCCGGCAAGACGTCGACGCTCCTCAAGCTGGCGAAACACCCGAGCTTCTTCGGCCGGCACCAGACCACCGTCATCTCGATCTACCCCGAAGACGACCGCGCCCTGCCCTACCTGAACCCGACGGAGTTCTTCCGTCAGTTCGGCATTCCCGTGCAGAGCGTGCGTACCCCCGAGGAGATGACGCAGGCGCTCGATCGCGCGCAGTCCTTCGAGAAGGTGCTGATCGATACGCCCCCGCTTCCCGTCCACGAAGCGTCGGCGCGGAAGACGCTGCAGTACCTCAAACGGATCGTGGAGCCCATGCTGCCGCTCCAGGTCCACCTCGTGCTCAATGCCACGCGGGCGCTGGAGGACTTCGACCCGGACGTGCTCCGGCGGATGCCTCTCCAGCCCGACGCCGTGGCCCTCACGCACCTCGACGAAACGCGGAGCTGGGGACGTATCGCCGAATGGATGATGCAGATGCAACTGCCCGTCCAGTTCGCCTCGTCGAGCCCCCGGATCCCGGACGGCGTCGGCGCCTTCTCGCCGAGCTGGTTCGTCGAGGAGATGATGCATCTCATGTAG
- a CDS encoding P-loop NTPase: protein MKRSSTIIAVTSGKGGVGKSILSVNLAETLAAQGHQVALIDVDLGQGACALLLNEQPAGSVFEWVQQTARKEQVLHRTASGITLVLGANEAGRPQARQTKLFGALDALLNELRRDHAYIILDAPAGTEGAVRWALDRADLGVLVLVGEPTAISDAYRLARMIWEYDPDYPMCAVVNFADSEEEATSVADRFSKVTRHFTGRATNYLGWVPFSPLIRRSVSVQEPAVRTSGPVQEAFRAMSQNLSEGRQVALEAISLN from the coding sequence ATGAAGCGTAGTTCAACGATCATAGCCGTTACGAGCGGCAAAGGCGGCGTCGGCAAGAGCATACTGAGTGTGAACCTCGCCGAAACGCTCGCAGCCCAGGGCCATCAGGTCGCCCTCATCGATGTGGATCTGGGCCAGGGAGCGTGTGCGTTGCTGCTCAACGAACAGCCTGCCGGAAGCGTTTTCGAATGGGTGCAGCAGACGGCCCGCAAGGAGCAGGTCCTGCATCGCACCGCATCCGGCATCACCCTGGTCCTCGGCGCCAACGAAGCCGGCCGGCCGCAGGCGCGGCAGACCAAGCTCTTCGGCGCGCTGGACGCGCTGCTGAACGAGCTGCGGCGCGACCATGCCTACATCATCCTCGACGCGCCGGCCGGTACGGAAGGCGCCGTGCGATGGGCCCTCGACCGGGCGGATCTCGGCGTGCTGGTGCTCGTCGGCGAGCCGACGGCCATCTCCGACGCCTACCGCCTCGCCCGGATGATCTGGGAGTACGACCCCGACTACCCGATGTGCGCCGTCGTCAATTTCGCCGACTCCGAGGAGGAGGCGACGAGCGTGGCGGACCGGTTCAGCAAGGTCACGAGGCACTTCACCGGCCGGGCAACAAATTACTTGGGCTGGGTACCTTTTTCCCCGCTCATCCGGCGCTCGGTGTCCGTTCAGGAGCCTGCCGTGCGCACGTCCGGCCCCGTCCAGGAAGCCTTTCGCGCCATGTCGCAGAACCTGTCGGAGGGGCGCCAGGTCGCTCTGGAAGCGATCAGCCTCAACTGA
- a CDS encoding FliA/WhiG family RNA polymerase sigma factor — MTQDLQSLAALHAAEPTPKNREAVVVAAVPLVRSLVGRLSIPDHPLASREDLENVGLLGLLQALDGYDPERGTPFVSYAYGRIRGALVDYLRSIDALPRERRRQLAEAQQAVETLRQSLGAEPNDHEVAEYLGLSLPDYHTLLTDAQCRFALSLYDTASSEGEQTVVETLPNDDAMLAFDRIEKASLHAYLSTLIKELPEREQTILALYYFESLTLREIAELLSLTEARISQILGKILMTLRTHLAQSKSLVS, encoded by the coding sequence ATGACGCAAGATCTCCAAAGCCTCGCTGCGCTCCATGCGGCAGAACCAACCCCGAAGAACCGGGAGGCGGTCGTTGTCGCGGCCGTTCCCCTGGTTCGCTCACTGGTTGGCCGTTTGAGCATTCCGGATCACCCGCTCGCCTCCCGCGAGGATCTGGAAAACGTAGGTCTGCTGGGGCTGTTGCAGGCGCTGGACGGCTACGATCCGGAACGGGGCACCCCGTTCGTATCCTACGCGTACGGCCGCATCCGGGGCGCCCTGGTGGACTACCTCCGGTCGATCGACGCCCTCCCCCGCGAACGCCGCCGGCAGCTCGCCGAGGCCCAGCAGGCCGTCGAAACGCTCCGGCAGTCGCTCGGCGCCGAGCCGAACGACCACGAAGTCGCCGAATACCTCGGGCTCAGCCTGCCGGACTACCACACCCTGCTCACCGACGCCCAGTGCCGGTTCGCGCTCTCGCTCTACGACACCGCGAGCAGCGAAGGCGAACAGACCGTCGTCGAGACGCTCCCCAACGACGACGCCATGCTGGCGTTCGACCGCATCGAGAAGGCGTCGCTCCACGCCTACCTCAGCACCCTCATCAAGGAACTGCCCGAACGCGAGCAGACGATCCTCGCCCTCTACTACTTCGAAAGCCTGACGCTCCGCGAAATCGCCGAGCTGCTCAGCCTCACCGAAGCCCGCATTTCCCAGATCCTGGGCAAGATCCTCATGACGCTCCGCACGCATCTGGCCCAGAGCAAATCGCTCGTCAGCTGA
- a CDS encoding peptidylprolyl isomerase, translating to MRENTKYVLYFLVLSFGVLWMLQDTGMFDVVGSTGTDIIVVDGDAISYEQYRNVLDNQLEIYQRNNGESMSPQMLDNTRDMVYNQLVDGLLIEHEMDRLGITVTDEELYDLVLGDNPHPMVVSTPAFSDGQGGVDRNLIRSYLEDAEASQSWVVFEEQLRDVRRREKLQKLMEATVHVSNQDVEDEYQRRNRKVNTRYIALRYAAVPDDSIAFADRDVRRYYDEHREDFKQKETYTLKYVSVPRVPSKEDTLAILNELEQLKTNFAQAENDSLFLSRYASDIPYSSAFFRADDLDKEIAGLVYDDLTPGRIVGPLLVGDSYRMIKIQATRPGDEVSIRARHILFRVAGSDDNAKNQARQQATEVRDRIRRGEDFATMAKLYSSDNSNASKGGDLGWFGRGAMVEPFDKAAFDARVGQVVGPVETNFGYHLIEVLARSNEEVQLAVYAQRVTPSIDTESSIIERLDDLLYFATEADDFAGEAERRNLTVSEVQVQKDQAFIPGIGNSRMLHNLMEAGKVGALSEVVELDNSFILAQLVDVKPEGYRSFEEVKAEIEPRAKLAMKEEIQYKKLADAVAAGGFEGAAAALGTTHRVASLVTYNTRAVSELGNDLAFKGTVLAMDQGETSGVIKGANAAFIVQVTEVVAPPALGDAQREQLRNELLTQRRQLVTSQWLTALREQADVDDRRRLFLQ from the coding sequence ATGAGGGAGAACACGAAGTATGTGTTGTACTTCCTCGTCCTCTCATTCGGTGTGTTGTGGATGTTGCAAGATACCGGCATGTTCGACGTCGTCGGGTCGACGGGTACCGACATCATCGTGGTCGACGGCGACGCCATCAGCTACGAGCAGTACCGCAACGTACTCGACAACCAGCTCGAGATCTACCAGCGCAATAACGGCGAGAGCATGTCGCCCCAGATGCTGGACAATACGCGGGACATGGTCTACAACCAGCTCGTCGACGGCCTCCTGATCGAGCACGAGATGGATCGGCTGGGCATCACGGTGACGGACGAAGAGCTCTACGACCTCGTCCTGGGCGACAACCCGCACCCGATGGTCGTCAGCACGCCGGCCTTCAGCGACGGCCAGGGCGGCGTCGACCGCAACCTCATCCGCAGCTATCTGGAAGACGCCGAGGCGAGCCAGAGCTGGGTGGTCTTCGAGGAGCAGCTGCGCGACGTTCGCCGGCGCGAGAAGCTCCAGAAGCTGATGGAAGCGACGGTGCACGTATCCAACCAGGACGTCGAGGACGAATACCAGCGCCGCAACCGCAAGGTCAACACCCGCTACATCGCGCTCCGCTACGCCGCCGTGCCGGACGACTCGATCGCGTTCGCCGACCGCGACGTCCGCCGCTATTACGACGAGCACCGGGAGGATTTCAAACAGAAGGAAACCTATACCCTGAAGTACGTCAGCGTCCCGCGCGTCCCCTCGAAGGAAGACACCCTCGCGATCCTGAACGAACTCGAGCAGCTCAAGACGAACTTCGCCCAGGCGGAGAACGATTCGCTCTTCCTGAGCCGCTACGCCTCGGACATCCCCTACTCCAGCGCGTTCTTCCGCGCCGACGACCTCGACAAGGAAATCGCCGGCCTCGTGTACGACGACCTGACGCCCGGCCGCATCGTCGGTCCGCTTCTCGTGGGCGATTCGTACCGGATGATCAAGATCCAGGCCACGCGCCCGGGCGACGAGGTGTCGATCCGCGCCCGCCATATCCTCTTCCGCGTCGCCGGCAGCGACGACAACGCCAAGAACCAGGCGCGCCAGCAGGCGACCGAAGTGCGCGACCGCATCCGCCGCGGTGAAGACTTCGCCACGATGGCGAAGCTCTACAGCAGCGACAACTCGAACGCGAGCAAGGGCGGCGATCTCGGGTGGTTCGGCCGGGGCGCCATGGTCGAGCCCTTCGACAAGGCGGCATTCGACGCCCGCGTCGGCCAGGTGGTCGGGCCGGTCGAGACCAACTTCGGCTACCACCTCATCGAGGTGCTTGCCCGCAGCAACGAAGAAGTGCAACTCGCCGTGTACGCCCAGCGCGTCACCCCGAGCATCGACACGGAAAGCAGCATCATCGAACGTCTCGACGACCTGCTCTACTTTGCCACCGAGGCGGATGACTTCGCCGGCGAAGCCGAGCGCCGCAACCTCACCGTCAGCGAGGTCCAGGTCCAGAAAGACCAGGCGTTCATCCCGGGCATCGGCAACAGCCGCATGCTGCACAACCTGATGGAGGCCGGCAAGGTCGGCGCGCTCAGCGAGGTCGTCGAGCTGGACAACAGCTTCATCCTGGCCCAGCTGGTCGACGTCAAGCCCGAAGGCTATCGGTCGTTCGAGGAGGTGAAGGCTGAAATCGAACCCCGCGCCAAGCTGGCGATGAAGGAAGAGATTCAGTACAAGAAGCTCGCCGACGCCGTGGCCGCCGGCGGGTTCGAAGGCGCGGCCGCCGCGCTCGGCACCACGCACCGCGTCGCCTCGCTGGTGACCTACAACACCCGCGCCGTAAGCGAACTCGGCAACGACCTCGCTTTCAAGGGCACCGTGCTCGCGATGGACCAGGGCGAAACGTCCGGCGTCATCAAGGGCGCCAACGCGGCCTTCATCGTGCAGGTCACCGAAGTCGTCGCGCCGCCGGCCCTCGGCGACGCCCAGCGCGAGCAGCTCCGCAACGAATTGCTGACGCAGCGCCGCCAGCTGGTGACCTCGCAGTGGCTCACCGCCCTCCGCGAACAGGCCGATGTCGACGATCGCCGCCGGCTGTTCCTGCAGTAA
- a CDS encoding amidohydrolase, translating into MTRSPLALALLVLMATSCQPRPAAPLSDTYAVVNARIWTAAPAAPWAEAMRIERGVVAAIGSRQEVLDGLDAGIALMDAHGAFLAPGFIDSHVHFLEGGMRLASVQLRDADSPEDFARRIADYAATLEAGTWILGGDWDHENWGGALPERAWIDAITPDHPVWVSRLDGHMALANTRALEAAGVTAATADVFGGEIVRDDAGNPTGLLKDNAMNLVWRVVPDPSPAQLDRALEAAMAYVNAQGVTGVYNMGTMQDVDVFERARDAGRLTTRIYAATPLAAWPALAERVASRGRGDDWVRIGGLKGFVDGSLGSHTAAFFEPFTDAPGDSGFFVESEDDLRRWIAGADSAGLQVMVHAIGDRAIHTLLNLFEDTASRHGPRDRRFRIEHAQHIAPADIPRFAALRVIASMQPYHAIDDGRWAERVIGPERSKTTYAFRSLIDAGAHVAFGSDWFVAPPTPLEGIYAAVTRRTLDEAHPGGWVPEQKIGVEEALAAYTREAAYAAFDEEQRGALRVGMSADFVLIDRDLTRIAPETLRDARIVKTVVGGKVVYEAPAP; encoded by the coding sequence ATGACCCGCTCGCCTCTCGCGCTCGCGCTGCTCGTCCTCATGGCCACTTCCTGCCAACCCCGCCCCGCCGCGCCCCTGTCCGACACCTACGCGGTGGTCAACGCCCGCATCTGGACCGCCGCCCCCGCCGCGCCGTGGGCCGAGGCCATGCGCATCGAGCGGGGCGTCGTCGCAGCCATCGGCAGCCGGCAGGAGGTGCTGGATGGCCTCGACGCCGGCATCGCGCTGATGGATGCCCACGGGGCGTTCTTGGCGCCAGGATTCATCGACAGCCACGTCCATTTCCTGGAGGGCGGGATGCGCCTCGCGTCGGTCCAGCTCCGCGACGCCGACTCCCCGGAGGACTTTGCCCGCCGCATCGCCGACTACGCCGCCACGCTGGAGGCCGGCACCTGGATTCTCGGCGGCGATTGGGATCATGAAAACTGGGGCGGCGCCCTGCCGGAGCGCGCCTGGATCGATGCGATCACGCCAGACCACCCCGTATGGGTCAGCCGGCTCGACGGACACATGGCGCTCGCCAACACGCGGGCGCTCGAGGCGGCCGGCGTCACCGCCGCCACGGCGGATGTCTTCGGGGGCGAGATCGTCCGCGACGACGCCGGCAACCCGACCGGGCTGCTGAAGGATAACGCCATGAACCTCGTATGGCGCGTCGTCCCCGACCCCTCGCCGGCCCAGCTCGACCGCGCGCTCGAAGCCGCGATGGCCTACGTCAACGCCCAGGGCGTCACCGGCGTGTACAACATGGGCACGATGCAGGATGTGGACGTGTTCGAGCGGGCGCGCGACGCCGGCCGGCTCACCACCCGCATCTACGCGGCCACCCCGCTCGCCGCCTGGCCCGCCCTCGCCGAACGCGTCGCGAGCCGGGGGCGCGGCGACGACTGGGTCCGCATCGGGGGGCTGAAGGGGTTTGTGGATGGCTCGCTCGGGTCGCACACCGCCGCGTTCTTCGAGCCGTTCACCGACGCGCCCGGCGACAGCGGCTTTTTTGTCGAGAGCGAGGACGATCTGCGCCGCTGGATCGCCGGCGCGGACTCCGCGGGGCTCCAGGTCATGGTGCATGCGATCGGCGACCGCGCCATCCATACGCTGCTCAACCTTTTCGAGGACACCGCCTCGCGCCACGGTCCGCGCGATCGCCGGTTCCGGATCGAACACGCGCAGCACATCGCGCCCGCGGACATCCCGCGCTTCGCAGCGCTCAGGGTGATCGCCAGCATGCAGCCGTATCACGCCATCGACGACGGCCGCTGGGCGGAACGCGTCATCGGGCCCGAGCGGAGCAAGACGACCTATGCCTTTCGCTCGCTGATCGACGCCGGCGCGCATGTCGCCTTCGGGAGCGACTGGTTCGTCGCCCCTCCGACGCCGCTGGAGGGCATCTACGCCGCGGTGACGCGCCGCACGCTCGACGAGGCGCATCCCGGCGGATGGGTGCCCGAGCAGAAGATCGGCGTGGAAGAGGCGCTCGCCGCCTACACCCGCGAGGCAGCTTATGCCGCATTCGACGAGGAACAGCGCGGCGCGCTCCGCGTCGGCATGTCGGCCGATTTTGTCCTGATCGACCGCGATCTCACCCGTATTGCTCCCGAGACCCTGCGCGACGCCCGCATCGTAAAGACGGTCGTCGGCGGCAAGGTCGTGTACGAAGCCCCCGCGCCATGA
- a CDS encoding M28 family peptidase, whose product MTPRSAFVLLVLLVPCMAQAQTVLDRARRDVDTLAAPWMEGRGYEGEGHRRAAAYIERQFEEAGLAPVGGSYLLPFSFTVDLIRQAPVFALNGAAIPLGAGFLPIASSPSAHASGDARVVIAGSGLYAPDAGVNAYEGLDVRDAIVVLDDAMPSPLPEGLLPASRTTLYRMEAAAHFGARAVVFLTDNLSHGPFPQNTTLPGFLLLRSYWPAETPRIAYSLETTRDEETTSANVLAQCPGTRAADRYLVVMAHYDHLGRIGPDVFFPGANDNASGTALLLGLSRACAEQPFGRTVLFVAFSGEEQGLLGSRAFVADPPVPLEAIDFVLNLDMVASGEDGITVVGGSDFPEALDVLNAANAGVGISRIGKRANAPNSDHYPFLTAGIEGFFIYTNKGTQPYHSVNDVPATLEWDDFQAVYTLSERFLRAIDAR is encoded by the coding sequence ATGACGCCTCGCTCCGCTTTTGTCCTGCTTGTCCTGCTCGTGCCCTGCATGGCGCAGGCCCAGACCGTGCTCGACCGCGCGCGGCGCGATGTCGACACCCTCGCCGCTCCCTGGATGGAGGGACGCGGCTACGAGGGGGAAGGTCATCGTCGGGCGGCCGCCTACATCGAGCGCCAGTTCGAGGAAGCCGGCCTCGCCCCGGTCGGCGGGTCGTATCTTCTACCGTTTTCCTTCACCGTCGACCTGATCCGTCAGGCGCCGGTTTTCGCCCTCAACGGCGCGGCGATTCCGCTCGGCGCCGGCTTTCTGCCCATCGCATCCAGCCCGTCGGCGCACGCTTCGGGCGACGCCCGCGTCGTGATCGCCGGCTCGGGCCTCTACGCGCCCGACGCCGGCGTGAATGCCTATGAGGGGCTCGACGTCCGCGACGCGATCGTGGTGCTCGACGACGCCATGCCCTCCCCCCTGCCCGAGGGTTTGCTCCCGGCGAGCCGCACGACGCTGTACCGCATGGAAGCCGCTGCGCATTTCGGCGCGCGCGCCGTCGTTTTTCTTACGGATAACCTGTCGCACGGCCCTTTTCCGCAGAACACCACCCTCCCCGGTTTCCTCCTCCTTCGTTCGTACTGGCCGGCGGAGACACCCCGCATCGCCTATTCCCTCGAAACGACGCGCGATGAGGAGACCACGAGCGCCAACGTGCTGGCGCAGTGCCCCGGAACCCGCGCCGCGGATCGCTACCTCGTCGTCATGGCGCATTACGACCACCTGGGACGCATCGGGCCGGACGTCTTTTTTCCGGGAGCCAACGACAACGCGAGCGGCACCGCGCTGCTGCTGGGCCTGAGCCGCGCCTGCGCCGAACAGCCGTTCGGCCGCACCGTGCTGTTCGTGGCGTTTTCAGGCGAAGAGCAGGGCCTGCTCGGTTCGCGCGCGTTCGTGGCCGACCCGCCGGTGCCGCTGGAAGCCATCGACTTCGTGCTCAACCTGGACATGGTCGCCTCCGGCGAGGACGGCATCACCGTCGTGGGCGGCAGCGACTTTCCCGAGGCGCTGGACGTGTTGAACGCGGCGAACGCCGGCGTGGGCATCAGCCGGATCGGCAAGCGCGCAAACGCGCCCAACAGCGATCACTATCCCTTTCTGACCGCCGGCATCGAAGGATTTTTCATCTATACCAACAAAGGGACCCAGCCCTACCACAGCGTGAACGACGTGCCGGCCACGCTCGAATGGGACGATTTCCAGGCCGTCTACACCCTGTCGGAGCGCTTCCTGCGCGCCATCGATGCCCGCTGA